The Bdellovibrio sp. ArHS genome has a window encoding:
- the aspA gene encoding aspartate ammonia-lyase yields MQKYRVEKDLLGEKRVPADAYYGVHTVRAIENFQISGQTIGANALFIRGLALVKKACALANGELGTLTSDVAQSIVEACDVILQDPKKWGAQFPSDIFQGGAGTSINMNANEVVANIALEKRGLEKGTYAVINPNDHVNKCQSTNDAYPTAFRVALYEHLSVVEKAIEELAKAFATKGREFKDVLKMGRTQLQDAVPMSLGQEFNAFATLLKEDSRLIKTVQKLILEVNLGATAIGTGINAPEGYAPLAVKKLAEVTGYPFVQSEDLIEATSDCGAYIIISGALKRTAVKLSKICNDLRLLSSGPRAGLKEINLPEMQAGSSIMPAKVNPVIPEVVNQVAFKVMGNDLAITLAAEAGQLQLNVMEPVIASSIFESINLLTQACITLQEKCVVGITANTDRCRDYVMNSIGIVTFLDPIIGHEEGDKIGKICAQTGRSVAEVALERGVVTQAQLDQIFSLENLLNPKYIGALKK; encoded by the coding sequence ATGCAAAAGTATCGTGTTGAAAAAGATTTGTTAGGAGAAAAACGAGTTCCCGCAGACGCTTATTACGGTGTGCACACCGTGCGCGCGATCGAGAACTTTCAAATTTCCGGGCAAACCATCGGCGCCAACGCTCTTTTCATTCGCGGTCTGGCATTGGTGAAAAAAGCCTGTGCTCTTGCCAACGGAGAATTAGGCACTCTTACATCGGACGTTGCTCAGTCCATCGTGGAAGCTTGCGACGTGATCTTACAGGATCCAAAAAAATGGGGCGCACAATTTCCTTCGGATATTTTTCAAGGGGGCGCGGGGACGTCCATCAATATGAATGCCAACGAAGTGGTTGCCAATATTGCTTTGGAAAAACGTGGTTTGGAAAAAGGAACGTACGCGGTGATCAATCCCAACGACCACGTGAACAAATGTCAGTCGACGAATGATGCGTATCCCACGGCGTTTCGGGTGGCGCTCTATGAGCATCTGTCGGTCGTGGAAAAAGCCATTGAAGAACTGGCGAAGGCCTTTGCAACCAAAGGTCGGGAATTCAAAGATGTGCTAAAAATGGGTCGCACACAGTTGCAGGATGCGGTTCCGATGTCTTTGGGCCAAGAGTTCAATGCGTTTGCCACTTTGTTGAAAGAAGACAGCCGTCTTATTAAAACGGTGCAGAAGTTGATCCTGGAAGTGAATCTGGGGGCCACTGCCATTGGCACAGGCATCAATGCTCCCGAGGGTTATGCTCCCTTGGCTGTCAAAAAATTAGCGGAAGTGACAGGCTACCCCTTCGTGCAGTCCGAAGATCTTATCGAGGCCACCAGTGATTGCGGTGCTTACATCATCATCTCGGGCGCGTTGAAAAGAACGGCCGTGAAACTTTCGAAGATTTGCAATGACTTGCGTTTGTTAAGTTCAGGCCCGCGTGCGGGATTGAAAGAAATCAATCTTCCCGAAATGCAGGCGGGAAGTTCCATCATGCCCGCCAAAGTCAATCCCGTGATTCCCGAAGTGGTGAATCAGGTCGCTTTTAAAGTGATGGGCAATGATCTGGCGATCACGCTGGCTGCAGAAGCAGGACAGCTGCAGTTGAACGTCATGGAGCCGGTGATTGCTTCCAGTATTTTTGAATCCATCAATCTGCTGACTCAGGCGTGCATCACGCTGCAGGAAAAATGTGTCGTGGGAATTACCGCGAATACTGATCGCTGTCGCGACTACGTCATGAACAGCATTGGCATCGTGACTTTTCTAGATCCTATCATCGGTCATGAAGAAGGGGATAAGATCGGTAAAATCTGTGCCCAGACGGGACGAAGTGTCGCTGAAGTCGCCTTGGAAAGAGGTGTCGTGACCCAAGCACAATTGGACCAGATTTTTTCTCTCGAAAACTTGCTGAATCCAAAATATATCGGAGCGCTCAAGAAGTAA
- a CDS encoding FUSC family protein: protein MGLRHHVNEVLKINPAPSPWPRMVVCSIATTVPLLVGALTEQLPLSIFGALFGFLLVLNDHLGSLGHRLWVITLTFFCLLAGLLLGILTGGEKTVLIPLLLALTYWLGLISTQGAELERAVLFSVFQLLAGAYSPAVGQHLTISVSYAFLGYLCVIGVLSALVFLRRHEPNPFARLRETFKKSLTKEKHRHLYALTFSLAVLITLLVVDYFEMSHGYWAVGTVLIIMRPDAKASIYRIIQRFFGTLVGVLVAELIILSVHSAWIAIPVIGLISFWGPWSLSRSYWLGSAMIVTMLLVLLDLPSIQTGDLHTPLIRLQATGIGCLFGLMGVVMANPQVLWRDNPPQG, encoded by the coding sequence ATGGGTTTACGCCACCACGTTAACGAAGTTCTTAAGATCAACCCTGCGCCTTCACCATGGCCGCGTATGGTGGTGTGCTCTATTGCCACAACAGTGCCTTTGCTTGTCGGCGCCTTGACAGAACAACTGCCCCTTTCCATTTTTGGCGCTCTGTTCGGATTTCTTTTAGTCCTAAATGACCACCTCGGCTCGTTAGGGCATCGACTGTGGGTGATCACGTTGACTTTTTTTTGCCTTCTTGCGGGTCTTCTTTTGGGGATTCTGACTGGCGGTGAAAAAACTGTTCTGATTCCTCTTCTTTTGGCGCTGACATATTGGTTGGGCTTGATTTCAACTCAAGGAGCGGAACTAGAACGGGCTGTTTTATTTTCTGTGTTTCAGCTTTTAGCCGGTGCTTATTCTCCCGCCGTGGGCCAACATCTCACAATCAGTGTGAGCTACGCTTTTTTAGGATATCTGTGTGTGATCGGAGTTCTTTCGGCGCTGGTTTTTTTAAGACGTCATGAGCCCAACCCCTTTGCCCGACTGCGCGAAACTTTCAAAAAATCTTTGACCAAAGAAAAGCACCGTCATTTGTACGCTTTGACTTTTTCCTTGGCCGTTTTAATCACTTTGCTTGTTGTCGATTACTTCGAGATGAGTCACGGCTACTGGGCCGTGGGTACGGTTCTGATCATTATGCGACCCGACGCCAAAGCCAGCATCTATCGCATAATTCAAAGATTCTTTGGCACTCTGGTCGGAGTGCTTGTCGCCGAGTTGATCATTCTTTCGGTCCACTCGGCCTGGATTGCCATCCCTGTAATTGGTCTGATCAGTTTTTGGGGGCCGTGGTCCCTGAGCCGAAGCTATTGGCTGGGCTCGGCCATGATCGTCACGATGTTGTTAGTGCTCTTGGATTTACCAAGCATTCAGACTGGGGACTTGCATACTCCGCTGATTCGGCTGCAAGCCACAGGGATCGGCTGTCTGTTCGGGCTTATGGGAGTGGTGATGGCGAATCCGCAGGTTTTGTGGCGAGACAACCCGCCACAAGGCTGA
- a CDS encoding transporter substrate-binding domain-containing protein, whose amino-acid sequence MAQSLLGLFVVLLAPVLWAGSNAPTLRVVTEYWPPVTFEINGEPQGMAVELTQNLQKQMNRHEPIEVLPWPRAYHLVLNRPNVLLFTVIDNEERKNLFSFLGPIAQGEIALFARRSSVQHFPTLDKLRKAHSIGVHRETAFQNTLERQNFQKIVPVNSPISGVKMLMTGRVDLFCDDVLAISQIMKEAGYPEDAFVKVATLERVEYYYAFSKNTAPETIFQWKAALEKTKRSGEFKTLYRKWFGKNPAPEQVTLRLAEQGPAISEEKPLWAELLQPRLGD is encoded by the coding sequence ATGGCTCAATCACTCTTAGGACTTTTCGTAGTTTTGCTGGCCCCTGTTTTATGGGCTGGTTCCAACGCGCCGACGTTGCGGGTTGTGACGGAGTATTGGCCGCCGGTCACCTTTGAAATCAATGGCGAGCCACAAGGTATGGCGGTCGAGCTGACGCAAAACCTGCAAAAACAGATGAATCGCCACGAGCCCATCGAAGTTTTACCCTGGCCTCGCGCTTATCATCTGGTTTTAAATCGTCCGAATGTTCTGCTATTTACGGTTATTGATAACGAAGAAAGAAAAAATCTATTCTCGTTCCTGGGACCTATTGCCCAGGGAGAAATAGCTCTGTTTGCGCGCCGAAGTTCTGTACAACATTTTCCGACTTTGGATAAACTGCGGAAAGCGCACTCTATCGGCGTGCACCGCGAAACCGCTTTTCAAAACACTCTTGAGCGTCAGAATTTCCAAAAGATAGTTCCAGTCAATTCCCCCATCAGCGGGGTCAAAATGTTAATGACCGGTAGGGTGGATTTGTTCTGTGACGACGTTCTTGCGATTTCGCAAATAATGAAAGAGGCCGGATATCCTGAGGACGCCTTTGTCAAAGTCGCAACCCTGGAACGTGTGGAGTATTATTACGCGTTTTCAAAAAATACCGCGCCAGAGACTATCTTCCAGTGGAAAGCGGCTTTAGAAAAAACCAAACGCAGCGGTGAATTCAAGACTCTTTATCGCAAATGGTTTGGCAAAAATCCCGCTCCTGAACAAGTGACTCTGCGCCTTGCAGAGCAGGGTCCTGCAATATCTGAAGAAAAACCTCTTTGGGCTGAGCTCCTGCAACCCCGATTGGGCGATTGA
- a CDS encoding DUF4360 domain-containing protein: protein MKKMMLMSLVGILSTLSLQANAQVRLGEPAYGGTGCPAGSASVTLSPDQQALSILFDNYVAEAGGGRRVDRKSCNISVPVHVPSGYSVSIFQVDYRGFNSVPRGGLSRFDAEYFWAGARGPRVSRTFTGPVSDVYTISDGLIASAQVWSPCGASVNLRINTSMMAQSNARGEQTLATVDSADVTSGLIYHLRWQRCR from the coding sequence ATGAAAAAAATGATGTTAATGAGTCTAGTCGGAATACTATCGACGCTAAGCCTGCAAGCCAACGCGCAAGTGCGCCTGGGTGAGCCTGCTTATGGCGGCACGGGTTGTCCTGCAGGATCTGCCAGTGTGACTTTAAGTCCTGATCAGCAAGCACTCAGCATTCTATTTGATAACTATGTCGCAGAAGCCGGCGGAGGTCGCCGCGTGGATCGTAAGTCGTGTAACATTTCGGTTCCTGTGCATGTTCCATCGGGGTATAGCGTTTCCATTTTCCAAGTGGACTATCGCGGTTTCAATTCCGTGCCTCGTGGCGGTTTGTCACGCTTTGACGCCGAGTACTTCTGGGCCGGTGCCCGCGGACCTCGCGTTTCCAGAACCTTCACAGGTCCGGTCAGTGATGTTTACACGATTTCCGATGGTCTTATCGCCAGTGCGCAAGTTTGGTCGCCTTGCGGCGCCAGCGTGAATCTGAGAATCAACACTTCGATGATGGCTCAGTCCAATGCGCGCGGTGAGCAAACTTTGGCGACAGTGGACAGTGCTGACGTAACCTCAGGACTTATCTATCACCTAAGATGGCAACGCTGCCGCTAG